The genomic interval CGGCAAGAATATGATCGGCGCCTTCCACCAGCCCAATGCCGTCATAATCGATACCACTACACTGGACACACTGCCCGACCGCGAGCTGTCGGCGGGACTGGCAGAGGTCATCAAGTACGGGCTGATACGCGAGCCGGAGTTCTTCGCCTGGCTGGAGGTGAACATGGATCGTCTGCTGGCACGCGATCCGGAGGCCCTCGCCCATGCCATCGAACGCTCCTGCCGCAGCAAGGCGGAGGTCGTGGCCGCTGACGAGCGCGAAAGCGGTCAGCGCGCCCTGCTGAATCTGGGGCACACCTTCGGCCATGCCATCGAGACCGGCATGGGGTATGGTACCTGGCTGCACGGCGAGGCAGTGGGGACCGGCATGTTGCTGGCGGCACAGCTGTCCGCCCGGCAGGGCTGGCTCGACGCGCCAGATGTGGATCGCATCCAGCGTCTGCTGGAGCGCGCCCGCCTCCCCGTCGTCATCCCTCCGGAAATGAACAGCGAACGCTTTCTGGAGTTCATGGCGGTGGACAAGAAGGTGCTGGATGGTGGTCTGCGCCTGGTGCTGCTGCAGGGTATCGGCAAGGCGCTGGTCAGCGATGACTTCGACCCACGGCAGCTGCGGTCGACGCTGGATGCGGCCCACGCACACGCCTGCGCGTGACCACCCCATGACCGGAGAAACCTGGACCCTGACAGGAATGATACGTACGTAAGCCGATGTCTCGGGAAATGGCCACGGAAGCACACGGAATGACACGGAAAAAGGCTCACTGTATAAAGCCCGGAGACCAAACCGTGGGGGATGATCCGCAGTTTACATCGTGAATTCTTTCCGTGTTGTTCCGTGGATTCCGTGGCCAGGAAGGGTTTAAGTACGTGCCATCAAGGTCCTGACGAATTTTTCCCATCTCACTGGAGCGCAACAGACAATGAGCCGGAGTGTGGCAGACAGCGGCCAGGGACTCGCACCCTACGCAGCGACCGATGCGCACTCGCACGGCCGGCGGCATGCCGAGCCGGGGCCCGCCTACCGCAGTGAATTCCAGCGCGACCGCGACCGGATCATCCATTCTGCCGCGTTCCGGCGACTGGAGTACAAGACCCAGGTCTTCGTGAATCATGAAGGTGATCTGTTCCGTACCCGGCTGACCCACTCCATCGAAGTTGCGCAGATCGCGCGTTCCATCGCCCGTGCCCTGCGCGTGAACGAGGATCTCACCGAGGCCATCGCACTGGCTCACGATCTCGGCCACACGCCGTTCGGGCATGCCGGCCAGGACGCCCTGAACGCCTGCATGCAGCTCTACGGGGGCTTTGAACATAATCTGCAGTCGCTACGCGTGGTCGATGAACTGGAGGAACGCTACGCCGATTTCAACGGGCTCAATCTCACCTTCGAGGCACGCGAGGGGATACTCAAGCATTGTTCCGTTGCGGTGGCACGCACCCTGGGCGACGTCGGTGTGCGCTTCATCGAGCGGCGGCAGCCCAGCATCGAGGCACAACTGACCAACCTCGCCGACGAGATCGCCTACAACAGCCACGACGTCGACGACGGTTTGCGTGCACGCCTCATCGAGATGGATGAACTGGTGGAGATCAGCCTGTTCCGGGACCAGTATGAGGAGGTCCGCCACCGCTATCCGCAGCTGTCCCAGCGCCGTACCGTACACGAGATCGTCCGGCGTATGATCAACACTCAGGTCGTCGATCTCGTCGAGACCAGCCTGACCCGCCTGCAACAGGCGGGTCCAACCGATATCGAGGCGGTCCGGCGACATCCAGAAGCACTGATCAGCTATAGCGAGGCCATGCGGGAACGCAATCTCGAACTCAAACGCTTCCTGCGTAACCGCCTCTACAAGCACTACCGCGTGCACCGCATGACGACCAAGGCCGGGCGCGTGGTCACTGCACTGTTCGAGGCCTTTATGGAAGATGCGGGGCTGCTGCCGGACGAGGCGCGCAACCATTGCCAGCGCCTCGAGGCCGCCGACGGCGAGGCCGGGCGGGCGCGCGCCGTGGCCGACTACGTCGCCGGCATGACCGACCGCTATGCCATCACTGAACACGAGCGGGTCTACAATCCCAAGGAGCTGACCTGAAGGTCAGAAGGCCGAGATGCAAGAGTCGACAGGCGCGTCACCCGACCGAAATACGCGCATCACGGCGCCGGACGTCGTGACTGCGGAGCAGGCCCTTGCGCCTGCATCTTGCGCCTGGCCTCGTGTATCTGAATAGCCATGCGCATCTACATGCAAACGTCGGTTGGCGGCGATGCCGCTCCCCGGTACTATC from Gammaproteobacteria bacterium carries:
- the aroB gene encoding 3-dehydroquinate synthase — protein: MRTLQLNLGERSYPIHIGSDLLSDPRLFVPHIHGRQVLVVSNTRVAPLYLARLEHALQDFVLRSISLPDGEAYKTLETLNLVYDALLKNRFNRHCTLIALGGGVVGDICGFAAASYQRGVDFIQVPTTLLAQVDSSVGGKTGVNHRLGKNMIGAFHQPNAVIIDTTTLDTLPDRELSAGLAEVIKYGLIREPEFFAWLEVNMDRLLARDPEALAHAIERSCRSKAEVVAADERESGQRALLNLGHTFGHAIETGMGYGTWLHGEAVGTGMLLAAQLSARQGWLDAPDVDRIQRLLERARLPVVIPPEMNSERFLEFMAVDKKVLDGGLRLVLLQGIGKALVSDDFDPRQLRSTLDAAHAHACA
- a CDS encoding deoxyguanosinetriphosphate triphosphohydrolase, whose product is MSRSVADSGQGLAPYAATDAHSHGRRHAEPGPAYRSEFQRDRDRIIHSAAFRRLEYKTQVFVNHEGDLFRTRLTHSIEVAQIARSIARALRVNEDLTEAIALAHDLGHTPFGHAGQDALNACMQLYGGFEHNLQSLRVVDELEERYADFNGLNLTFEAREGILKHCSVAVARTLGDVGVRFIERRQPSIEAQLTNLADEIAYNSHDVDDGLRARLIEMDELVEISLFRDQYEEVRHRYPQLSQRRTVHEIVRRMINTQVVDLVETSLTRLQQAGPTDIEAVRRHPEALISYSEAMRERNLELKRFLRNRLYKHYRVHRMTTKAGRVVTALFEAFMEDAGLLPDEARNHCQRLEAADGEAGRARAVADYVAGMTDRYAITEHERVYNPKELT